The following are from one region of the Sandaracinus amylolyticus genome:
- a CDS encoding serine/threonine protein kinase, translating to MSAPRLGRYELVRKIAAGGMAEIFLARQWGAGGFFRDVVIKRLFKHLAEHPRQLRMFQDEGRLLAALSHPNIPQVFDLGFADGHWYIAMEYVDGWNVADVWRQGAKTGQTMPMQVALGIVMQACEALHHAHERADRARRPLRIVHRDVTPQNLMLTRDGVVKLMDFGVAQTTARKDTEAGAVRGTFSYMAPEQVRAKPLDKRADVFALGVIMYELTTGSRLFRGSDVQIMTQVVEQDVAPPSTRIADYPSDLEDIVLGALQRDRGRRTPSAAHIAWKLEELAQRNGFLVGPRAVARYVSQVIPAEPILEEDLALVRPDATPPHEIAAEIDAAPVLESETVQELVDDEGLLEDLQLLSLPPDADEGALDDEGMPAPIAFDGAEDIDLDDDDGERVTTPSDPPRRDDATPEAMGLADLLATEPVSTRPPRPSYLPPGVVPLTAAEVENEEEQRPVVLLGSPKKKSTPSMSPSGRDYVRELEKRLARDDDDHR from the coding sequence ATGAGCGCGCCTCGACTCGGACGCTACGAGCTCGTCAGGAAGATCGCCGCCGGCGGCATGGCGGAGATCTTCCTCGCGCGTCAATGGGGTGCGGGCGGGTTCTTCCGAGACGTCGTCATCAAGCGGTTGTTCAAGCACCTCGCGGAGCACCCGCGGCAGCTGCGCATGTTCCAGGACGAAGGGCGCCTGCTCGCGGCGCTCTCGCACCCGAACATCCCGCAGGTCTTCGACCTCGGCTTCGCCGACGGGCACTGGTACATCGCGATGGAGTACGTCGACGGCTGGAACGTCGCCGACGTGTGGAGGCAGGGCGCGAAGACCGGGCAGACGATGCCGATGCAGGTCGCGCTCGGCATCGTGATGCAGGCGTGCGAGGCGCTGCACCACGCGCACGAGCGCGCCGATCGCGCGCGCCGTCCGCTGCGGATCGTGCATCGCGACGTGACGCCGCAGAACCTGATGCTCACCCGCGACGGCGTCGTGAAGCTGATGGACTTCGGGGTCGCGCAGACGACGGCGCGCAAGGACACCGAGGCGGGCGCGGTGCGCGGGACGTTCTCGTACATGGCGCCGGAGCAGGTGCGCGCGAAGCCGCTCGACAAGCGCGCCGACGTGTTCGCGCTCGGCGTGATCATGTACGAGCTGACGACGGGCTCGCGGCTCTTCCGCGGCAGCGACGTGCAGATCATGACGCAGGTCGTGGAGCAGGACGTCGCGCCGCCCTCGACGCGCATCGCGGACTATCCGAGCGACCTCGAGGACATCGTGCTCGGCGCGCTGCAGCGTGATCGTGGGCGGCGCACTCCGTCGGCGGCGCACATCGCGTGGAAGCTCGAGGAGCTCGCGCAGCGCAACGGATTCCTGGTGGGGCCGCGCGCGGTCGCGCGCTACGTCTCGCAGGTCATCCCGGCGGAGCCGATCCTCGAGGAGGATCTCGCGCTGGTGCGACCCGACGCGACGCCGCCGCACGAGATCGCGGCGGAGATCGACGCGGCGCCCGTGCTCGAGAGCGAGACCGTGCAGGAGCTCGTCGACGACGAGGGGCTGCTCGAGGATCTGCAGCTGCTCAGCCTGCCGCCCGACGCCGACGAAGGCGCGCTCGACGACGAGGGCATGCCCGCCCCGATCGCGTTCGACGGCGCGGAGGACATCGACCTCGACGACGACGACGGAGAGCGCGTCACCACGCCGTCCGATCCGCCGCGTCGCGACGACGCGACGCCCGAGGCGATGGGGCTCGCGGATCTGCTCGCGACCGAGCCGGTGAGCACGCGGCCGCCGCGGCCCTCGTACCTTCCGCCGGGCGTCGTCCCGCTGACCGCGGCCGAGGTCGAGAACGAAGAAGAGCAGCGCCCCGTCGTGCTGCTCGGCTCGCCGAAGAAGAAGAGCACGCCGAGCATGTCGCCGAGCGGGCGTGACTACGTGCGCGAGCTGGAGAAGCGGCTCGCTCGCGACGACGACGACCATCGATGA